The genomic stretch cagttgtggatgtgactggtgatggacacaaagtctgatgctgcaaagagcaatattgcacaggaacctgaaatgttaggtccatgaatcaaggcaagttggaagtggtcaaaccagagatggcaagagtgaatgtcgacattttaggaatcagcgaactaaagtggactggaatgggagaatttaacttagacgaccattatatccactactgtgggtaagaatcccttagaagaaatggagtagccatcatagtcaatgaaagaatctgaaatgcagtacttggatgcaatctcaaaaatgacagaatgatctctgttcatttccaaggcaaaccattcaatatcaccataatccaagtctatgtatGCCCTGACTACTaaaactgaagaagctgaagctgaagggttctatgaagacctataagaccttttagaactagcacccaaaaaagatgtccttttcatcataggggactggaatgcaaaagtaggaagtcaagaaacacctggagtaacaggcaaatttgaccttggagtacagaatgaagcaggacaaaggctaatagagttttgccaagagagtgctctggttatagcaaacaccctcttccaacaacacaagagaagactctacacatgtacatccctagatggtcaacaccaaaatcagattgatcctattctttgcagctaaagatggagaaactctatacagtcagcaaaagcaagagtgggagctgactgtggctcagatcatgaactccttattgccaaattcagtcttaccttgaagaaagtggggaaaaccactagtcccttcagctatgacctaaatcaaatcccttatgattatacatggaagtgagaaacagatttaagggactagatctgatagagtgcctgatgaactatggacggaggttcatgacattgtacaggagacagggatcaagaccatccccatggaaaagaaatgcaaaaaagcaaaatggctgtctggggaggccttacaaatagctgcgaaaagaaaagaagtgaaaagcaaaggagaaaaggaaagatataagcatctgaatgcagagttccaaagaatagcaaggagagataagaaagccttcctcagtgatcaatgcaaagaaatagaggaaaacaacagaatgggaaagactagagatctcttcaagaaaattagaaataccaagggaacatttcatgcaaagatggggtcgataaaggacagaaatggtatggacctaacagaagcagaagatcttaagaagaggtggcaagaatacacagaagaactgtacaaaaaagatcttcatgacccagataatcacgatggtgtgatcactgacctagagccagacatcgtggaatgtgaagtcaagtggaccttgttcactatgaacaaaactagtggaagtaatggaattccagctgagctatttcaaatcctaaaagatgatgctgtgaaagtgctgcactcaatatgccagcaaatttggaaaacacaacagttgtcaaaggactggaaaaggtcagttttcattccaatcccaaagaaaggcaatgccaaaaaatgctcaaactaccacacaactgcactcatctcacaggctagtaaaagaatgctcaaaattctccaagccaggcttcagcaatacgtgaaccgtgaacttcctgatgctcaagctagttttagaaaaggcagaggaaccagagatcaaattgctaacatccgctagatcattgaaaaaccaggagagttccagaaaaccatctatttctgttttattgactatgccaaaacctttgactgtgtggatcacaataaactctggaaaattcttagagagatgggaataccagaccacctgacctgcctcttgagaaatctgtatgcaggtcaggaagcaacagttagaactggacatggaacaacagactggttccaaataggaaaaggagtttgtcaaggctgtatattgtcaccctgcttatttaacttatatacagagtacatcatgagaaagttgggctagatgaaacacaagctggaatcaagattgctgggagaaatatcaataacctcagatatgcagatgacaccacccttatgcaaaaactgaagaagaactaaagagcctcttgatgaaagtgaaggaggagagtgaaaaattttggcttaaagctcaacattcagaaaactaagatcatggcatctggtcccatcatttcatggcaaatagatggggagacagtggaaacagtgacagactttattttggggggctccgaaatcactgcagatggtgactgccgccatgaaattacaagtcgctttactccttggaaggaaagtcatgatcaacctagatagcatattaaaaagcagaggcattactttgccaacaaaggtccgtctagtcaaggctatggttattccagtggttatgtatggatgtgagagtctataaagaaagctgagcattgaagaatggatgcttttgaactgtggtgttggagaagactcttgagagtcccttggactgcaaggagatccagccagtccatcctaaggaaaatcagtcttgaatattatTTGGAAGGACGGatatttaagctgaaactccaatactttggccacccgatgcaaagagctgactcatttgaaaagaccctgatgctgggaaagattgagggcaggaagagaaggggacaacagaggatgagatggttggatggcatcactgactcaacagatgtgagtttgggtaaactctgggagttggtgatagacagggacgcctggcgtgctgctgtccatggggtcacaaagagttggttggaaatgactgagggactgaactgaactgaactgaactgaaaataacgAAATGATAAAACTAACTTTATGGATCCCTAAATTATGttaggtggggcttcccaggtggctcagtggtaaaaaaaataagCCTGCCCatggaggagatgcagaagatgtgggttcgatccctgggtcaggaagatcccctgaaggaggaaatggcaacccactccagtactctttcctggacaatcccgtggatggaggagcttgtgGGCAGCAGTCCAAGGGTCATACGCACGTGCGCACACATGCAAACTATGTTAGGTATAGTACTAGGAGCTCTGTGCTAGAATTTGCTTCATCAGTAAATTACCTTATTtaattctattaaagaaaaaataagataagGATTATCAGtcccatttttcaaaaaaaaacaagtgatgtGGATTTTCTAGTAagtggcaggtgtgtgtgtgtgattcaaaCAAGATCTGCTAACAAGGGGCAAACTTATGATTCAGACCTTGTATTTTTGTCATTCTTTGCAATCTTCCTTACAGTACAAAGTTTTAAAGAATTACTTGTTTAAGGATCAAAATGAATGTGGTTACATATCCATAGAAAAAACCTGACTGGGAAGTTTTTATCTCTTATTCCCAATTAGCTGTGTCTAACTTGTTTAattgtgtttaactttttaaatgtttaacagTAAAACATTTTAACCCTAATTTTAAGATCTCATAAACTTTAGTTTAATTAACTTTacaagttaactttttttttttactattatgctAAGGGCTGTGAGGAAGTCTAtttgaggaagagaagaggagggaacCAAAGCATTTAACTGTAAGATCACAAGTGTCACAGAGGAAACAGTGAATTTATGTTAGCTTTGGACATTAAGTGTCAGACTTGAGAAAATGAAGGTGGGAGAAAGCACTCAGCTACGGCGGGTAATAGGATATTTCCATGGGACAATTTTTTTATTCAGTATCATCATAGGTGCGGGAATATTTATCGCTCCTAAAGGGGTGTTAAAATACTCTTCACTCAACGTGGGGGTGTCCCTAAGCATTTGGGCTGCTTGTGCCGTGGTGTCTATGCTGGCTGCCCTGAGTCACGCGGAGCTGGGGACCACCTTCCCTAGAAGCGGAGCACAGTATTATTTCCTCAAAAGGTCTCTTGGGCCCTTTGTTGCTTTCTTCTACCTTTGGATCAATCTATTCAGTACTCCCGCAGGAATTGCTGCCCGCAGCTTGATGCTGGCGGGCTACATTACGCAGCCTTTCTATCCTGGGTGTTTTGTTCCTGAGATGCCAAAGAAATGTTTGGCATTGGCTATCTTGTGGTGCTTGGGAATCCTGAATGCTCGGGGAGTGAAGGAGGTGACATGGTTTCAGACTGTCAGTACGGCTGTCAAAATGACAGTTCTCGGCTTCATCTCTGTAACTGGAATCGTGCTGTTggtgagaggaagaagagagaacctGGCCAGGTTTGAGAAAGCTTTCGATGCTGACGTTCCGGATGCTTCACAGATTGCAGAAGCCTTCTTACAAGGATTGTTTGCATATTCTGGTTGGGGAGTCCTTGTCCGAATAGCaggtaaaattacttttttaaattataaagagcTCCACCAGGCTATAAACATACAAGGGTTAATCAGCTTAATTCTAAGAAACACATTATTTCTCTATAATGTGTGTCTCTCTTCTATCAGGTGGGTGGAAATGCACTAAACTCTCTACAAATGTGGTTTTCTAGCTttggaaagcaaaatattttctgggtgtttacaaattaaaacaagtaAGTGTAGAACTAATACAGCTTAAGGACTCAACAACTTTTTTtactgaacaaatattttaatagcagAAGCTcatcagagaaaaattaaaatttagaaaatataaactaaaatgaaGATTACCAGTTATCtcatatgtacacacatgcagGTCACACTTGTACATATACTCATCATTTGTTCTACTTAAAGCACATAGTGAGAattcataaatattattaaatataaatgcttttaaatgaaTACACAACATTTTATCATATGCAATTTGACCATTTTTCAAGCATCTCCCATTGTTGGATACCAgaattttttctagtttttcactTTGAAATTGTATAGTTATTGTTCCAATCAGCATCCTTTTATATAAACCTTTGTGGATCTCTCATTGTTTTGTTAGGAAAAAAGTCTTGAAAAATCTTAGTAAAATTACTAAGTGAACcacataaatatttagaaatgtcttAAGAAATATTATCAAATTGCAGCCCAGAAAAGCTTTACAAATGTCTATTAGTGTGAATTAAAATGATGGCACCTGAAGTCATCAAACCTTTTTCATTCTTTAGTCACTTAAAGTTGtgaaaataaaacttcagaaCTCATTTTTTCTTCAATGTCTAGtgagagggctgctgctgctgctaagtcgcttcaatcgtgtgcgactctgtgggaccccatagttggcagcccaccaggctcccccatccctgggattctccaggcaagaacactggagtggggtgccacttccttctccaatgcatgaaagtgaaaagtgaaagtgaagtcgctcagtcgtgttcaactcccagcgaccccatggactgcagcctaccaggctcctctgtctgtgggattttccaggcaagagtactggagtggggtgcgattgccttctccagtgagagGGCAGAGTTTTGCAAATGTTAATGACCAATTTCCTCCTTGTAAGACAGGTAAATGGCTTTCTTAGTTTGCTGTCATTAACCTGTCTGTCAAGTGTTAGTTGCGGCCTGCAGGGTCTTTTGTGGTGCATGGGCGCTCTAGCTGGGCATGCGGGCTCAGTGGCTAAAGCGTGTGGActggttgccctgcagcatgtgggatcttagctccctggcaaggatcaaacccctgtctcctgcatttccgggtgggttcttaaccattggaccaccagtgaagtccctgttgtttggcttttttttttttttcattttgttcataagttttaaaaatttcagtcttAAACACTAGAAGTTTAATACCTACAAGTATTAAACtatcttttaacttttcattatcTCCATACTTGAAAAGTCTTTCTCCATCTCAAGGTTTAGATAAATATGTACCTGAGctttttttctctaaatctttatgttctttaaatttttctttttaatacatgtGAATTATTTTGAGGGAGTTGCATACTGTAAGTTAAAAATTTTCCAAGTAGTTAAACATCTGTGTCAAACTGGTGTTGGCAATATACAGTCAAGTTTAATCTAAGATTTAGCTAGTCTAGAAACTTAACCCAAGGAGTGAAAAGAGCAGGAGAATCTACCCTAATGTCCTAGACTGTGGTGACCAGATTAACAGAGGAGCTATTCCAACACTTCATTAACACAAACGTGTACTTCTATAGTGTTGGCCGTATGGTAAGGGAATATTTGCTCCAGTCCTCCTGGCCTAGAATCCAGGTTTTCTGAGTTGTCCTCTTATCCAAAAAGCTTATGTTGGGCACATCAAAGATACAAGAGTAAAACCCAGAGTTCAGCAAAATTCCATTGCTGCTAAAGTTAATACTTTGTCTAAACTTGGTAAGTAAGCATTCAACTCTTGCTGTGTGTAGTCATGTCTGTTTCTTTTAGTTGTTGTATGTTATAATGAAGCTACTTCCAAAGATGATCTGATTAGTCATTTTTTCTGagtggcactttttttttttgcaggagaGTTGAAAAGCCCTAGTGAGAACATCCCCAAATGTGTGGTCACTGCACTTACCCTCGTGGCCCTGATCTACTTACTGGTTAATGTTTCCTACCTATCCGTCCTGACCCCAAAGGAAATCATGTCCTCAGGTATGGTTGCACGGAGCCAGAAGGAAGACACTCTGTTTCATTGTCCTGAATAAAGGGAGTTTTGAGTATACAGTGGGTCTTTTTGCACATTTCAAGAGAATTAGGCTAATTTGGTTCATGTCTGGGTTATTTACTTACCTATTTATTTAAAGGTAGACGTTCAAAAGGTCAAGCAATTTCTTTAGAGCATATAGTAAAGGGTAAGGTCTAGCAGCCAAAAATATGGAAAACACtaagaaatataaaaggaaaaaaaggcagaacACAATGGACAGAGTAGAATAGAAAATATGAGACTACTTATCAAAGCCTCTTGAGATATACTTCATAAGGAGCAGGTGGGTGCTCTGGGTCAGCATTTGCCTCCAGGAAATATAACTCATACACTTTGTCTTCAGACATATCCCCCAAATCTATACAGAGCTTGAGTACCTAAATTTTCCTATTAGTGAAGTGGACATGAATCcttccatatatgtatatatatatgctgctgctaagtcgcttcagtcgtgtccgactctgtgcgaccccatagacggcagcccaccaggctcctctgtccatgggattttccaggcaagagtactggagtgggttgccactgccttctccatatatatatatatatatatatatatatatatatatatatataagagacaGAATTTCAGTTTATCATAAAAACTATTCagattttttcagattttaaaaaattacttatagTGCAGAAACTGATTTTTGCtctaaaaatagacaaattgaAAGAAGCTCAATTTTCAATTGAACTTAAATATCTATATGaatatattaatgaaataaatatttgttaaacttcACACTTTCagttatcagaaaaataaaagaaaatcagtaatacgctttcattgaaaagaaaaataaggtttATCCTACATCCAAGCTTGATGCTCCCCAGTTATCTCAACTCCAAAATGACACTACTTAGAGTATCATGCatgcaacctaggtgtccatcaacagatgaatggatagagaagatgcagtaaatagatagataaatactgtgtgtgtgtgctcagtcaagtctgactctgtgaatccatggactgtagccccccaggttcctctgtccatggaattttctaggcaaggatacagCCATTTcttacaccaggggatcttctcaacccagggatctaactcgtgtctcctgtgtctcctgcactggcaggcagattttttaccactgtgccacctgagaagccccagataGACACTCACAGCCATAAagtagaatgaaatattgccatttgcagtaacatgaatggatgtgagattatcatactgagtaaagttagtcagacacagaaagacaaatattatatgatatcacttatttgtggaatctaaaaaaccacacaaatgaatttattttacaaaacagataacAAACTCATgggcatagaaaacaaaattatggttaccaaaggggaaagggggaaggaataaattaggagtatggtgTTAACAAATACcactacacataaaatagataaacaacaaggatttactatatagctTAGGGAacgatattcaatatcttataataacctataatggaaaagaatctggaaaatatatatatatataattgaattgctttgctgtacatcaaaaaagtaacacaatattCCGAGTCAACTAatactgcaatttttaaaaaatgtaaaaagtaaaatgaatgtaTATTATTGATTCATTTCACGTATTAGTAGTAATAATGAATGTGAAAATGTATGTGAAGGTACTCtaacaaaaactgaaagaattcattGCTAGAAGACTTACTGAAGGAAATTCTTCAGACTGAAAGAAAGTAACTTGGatcaaagggaaggaagaaaaagaaccagaaatattaaatatatggaTAAATATAAAAGACTCCATAGgtgtatacacacattttttgaattctttaaaaatatcttagatTATTTTAGATAATAACTCTGAAACTTAAATGTAGGGtttattaaacatataaatataaatatatgacagTAATagcacaaagaaaaaagagaaggaaatgagccATAGTAGCAAAGTTGTCATATTTTAACTGAAAGTAACTGAAAATTGATTTGGATTAAAGGTGGATTCTGTAATTACCAGAACAACTACTAAGAAAATAACTGAACAAATCAACAGAGGAATTAAATGGCACATTAAGAATATCtctttagggaattccctagcagtccagtggttaggc from Bos mutus isolate GX-2022 chromosome 14, NWIPB_WYAK_1.1, whole genome shotgun sequence encodes the following:
- the LOC106701509 gene encoding solute carrier family 7 member 13, which translates into the protein MKVGESTQLRRVIGYFHGTIFLFSIIIGAGIFIAPKGVLKYSSLNVGVSLSIWAACAVVSMLAALSHAELGTTFPRSGAQYYFLKRSLGPFVAFFYLWINLFSTPAGIAARSLMLAGYITQPFYPGCFVPEMPKKCLALAILWCLGILNARGVKEVTWFQTVSTAVKMTVLGFISVTGIVLLVRGRRENLARFEKAFDADVPDASQIAEAFLQGLFAYSGWGVLVRIAGELKSPSENIPKCVVTALTLVALIYLLVNVSYLSVLTPKEIMSSDAVAVSWMDRVIPSLQWAISLGVSSAIVSSLNCTVFSTSRLWCMASQEGQLPLILSTLNIHSCPVAAVIQMLIFASILIIPSDLILLINYVGFTDWIQLGLMMMGLLKLRFQEPNLSRPYKPVPCKQRSLHNKKPTHCNERAAPIRQNQKNPARSEEDPHSQNR